The sequence below is a genomic window from Sorangiineae bacterium MSr12523.
CAGAACCCGCCGCCACCCCGGCACGACGACTGACCCACCGACCCCGAAGGCGAGCAACCATGTCCGAGAACACCGAGTCCGACAACATCGAGCTACACGACCGGATCCTGGCTTTCGTCCGCGACGAGCTGGCCACCACCACCGAACGCGAGGGGCTGACCGCCACGACGCCGCTGCTCGAAGCGGGGATCCTCGATTCGCTGCGTACGGCGCGGCTCATCGCCTGGCTCCGGGACGATCTGAAGGTGCGGGTACCGCCCCTGGCGATGACGGGAAAGAACTTCCACAACATCGACCGCATCACGGATCTCGTCGCCAGCCTGCGCGCCACTTTGACCAGCGCGATCGCTCTTGGGAAGGAGCCCGCGAGATGAGCCGCACCCCAGCGACGACCGGCCGGGACTTCGACTTCGACGTCGCGGTGATCGGCGGCGGACCGGCCGGCTCGACCACCGCGTCCTACTTGGCTAAGGCCGGACTGTCCGTGGCCGTGTTCGAGAGTGAGATGTTCCCCCGGGAGCACGTCGGGGAGTCGCTGGTGCCGGCGACCACACCGGTTTTGCTCGAAATCGGGGCCATGGACAAGATCGAGGCGGCCGGGTTTCCGCGCAAGTACGGCGCGGCCTGGACGGCGGCGAACGGCGACGGGATCGACCCGCTGGGATTTCGCGTGCACGAACACGGGTTCGGCACCGCCGACGTGTTGTTCAACGAGCGCGAGCAACTCGGCGTCGACCGCGACTACACCTTTCACGTCGACCGCGGCCAGTTCGACCTGATCCTGCTCAAGCACGCCGAGAGCCTCGGCGCGAAGGTGTTCTGCGGTGTCCGGGTGCACCAGGTCGACTTCGCCGACCGGGACCGCCCGGTCCTCGACGTCGGCATGGGGCCCACCCGTACGCCGGTGCGCGCCCGCATGGTGGTGGACGCCAGCGGCCGTTCGACACTACTCGGCCGTCAGCTCAAGGTGAAGGTGCCCGACCCGGAGTTCAACCAGTACGCCGTGCACAGCTGGTTCAAGGGTCTCGACCGGACCGCGCTGACCGACAGCGGTCATCGGGCCGACTATATCTTCATCCACTTCCTCCCGCTGCACGATACCTGGGTGTGGCAGATCCCGATCACGGACACCATCACCTCGGTCGGTGTCGTCACGCAGAAGTCCCGTTTCAAGGAAGCAAAGGACGACCTCGAACAGTTCTTCTGGAACTCCGTGGCGAGCCGGCCCGAACTGTTCGACGCGCTCAAACAGACCGAGAGGCTGCGTCCGTTCAAATCGGAGGGCGACTACAGCTACGGGATGCGCAAGGTCGCCGACGACTCGATGCTCCTGGTCGGGGACGCCGCCCGGTTCGTCGACCCGATCTTCTCCAGCGGTGTGTCGGTCGCGATGAACAGCGCCCGCCTCGCCTGCGTCGACATCATCGCCGCGGCGGCGGCCGGCGACTTCCGCGCGCACCGGTTCGACACCTACGTCCGCAGGCTCCGGCGCGGCGTGTCGAACTGGTACGAGTTCATTTCGATCTACTACCGGCTCAACATCCTCTTCACCGCGTTCGTACAGGACCCCCGTTATCGCGTGGGCGTGCTGAAGCTGTTGCAGGGAGACGTCTACGATGACGAGGAACCGCCCGCGCTGATCGCGATGCGCGAGTTCCTCGCGGCCGTCGAGGCCGATCCGACCCATCTCTGGCATTCCAAGCTGGGCAATCTTCGCGTCTCCCAGGAGTCGAGATGCCTATTCTGAGTGGACGACGACGGCGAACGCCCCTGAGTCCCGGCCAGGGATCCGCATGAGGCCGGCGAACGTGTTCCTGTCCGGTCTCGGGTGCTGGCTGCCACCCGCGTACCCCGCTTCCGAGGCGGTCGCCTCGGGCCTGTACGACGCCACGGCCTACGCCGAGAGCAAGCTGCGCGGTGTTCGGGTCGCCGGGTCGGAGTCGCCACCGGAAATGGCGGTGTGCGCCGCGCGGACGGCACTCGACCGGTCCCCCGGCGGTGCTGCAGCGATCGGGACGGTGCTGCACTGCTCGGCGTTCTACCAGGGGCCCGAGTTGTGGTCGCCGGCCGCGTACATCATGCGGGAGCTGGGCATCACGGGGGCAGGCGGCACCGAGATCCGTAACGGGTGCAACAGCATGCTCAGCGGTCTCCAACTGGCGGCCGCCCTGCTGTCGCACCAGCCGGCCAGCCGTCCGGACATCCTGCTAAGCACGGCGGACAACTTCAACTCGCCGTTGATCAACCGGTGGGACGTCGGCTCGATGGGTGTGGTCGGCGCCGACGCGGCCAGCTCGGTCGTGGTCAGCCCGGTCGCCGGCTTCGCCAGCGTCGACGCGGTCGTCTCGCGGGTCTATCCGGAGTTCGAGGGGATGGCGCGCGGCGACGAGCCGCTGTTCCCGCCCACCGGATCGGCGGGCCGGCGGATCGACCCCGTGGCACGCGCCCAGCAGTTCAACGAGCGCGTGCGGGAGATCGGCGGGATGAGTGTCCCCGAGGGCATCGCGAAAGCCTGCTCGGAGACGGCGTTCGCCGCCCTGGACGAGGCCGGCGTCGAGGCCGGGGACCTGCGCTGGGTCCTCGTGCCCAACGGTGACGAGGCGACCACCCGCAACTGCATGATGGAGCCGCTCGGCCTGGACGTCTCCCGTTCGCAGTGGGAGTTCGGCTGCGGAATCGGGCACGCCTCGTCCAACGACCAATTCATCGCCCTCGACCATCTTCTCCGCTCCGGCCAGCTCGACGCGGGCGACCATGTCCTGATCTTCGGTGGCGCTCCGGGATGGTCGGCCATGGCGGTGATCCTCACCATCACCGAAGTGCCTCGCTGGGCACGGGGATCGACCGGACACGAGGTGTTGGCGACGTCACCAGGAGGAGGCGCGCATTGACGCGGCAGAAGGACCCGGTGGCCATGGAACCGATCGCGATCGTGGGGATGGCGTGCGAGTTCCCCGGCGCGGACGGTGTCGCGGCGTTCTGGAAAATGCAGCTCGACGGGGTGGACGCCACCACCGACGTGCCCGCCGACCGGTTTCCCATCGACACCTTCCACGACCCCCGCCCGCGCACGCCAGGACGGACCATCAGTCGCCGCGGCGGCTTTCTGCCCGACATCCGGGGCTTCGACGCCCGCTATTTCGGCATCTCCGGCCGCGAGGCCAGCCACATGGACCCGCAGCAGCGGCTACTCCTCCAGACCGCCGCCGCGGCCGTGCGGGACGCGGGACTGACGTTGGAGCAGTTGGCCGGAAGCCCGACCGCGGTCGTCGTCGGGCAGCGCACCGCCGAGTACTGGGACCTGCTGCGAGCCGCCGGGGCGCTGGACATCTACGCCAACATCGGGACCTCCCGCAGCGTCCTGTCCGGCCGCCTGTCGTTCTTCTTCGACCTGCGCGGGCCGAGCACCTCCGTCGACACCGCCTGCTCGTCGTCGCTGGTCGCCGTGCACCAGGCGTGCGCCGCGCTGCGCAGCGGGGAGGCGACCCTCGCGCTGGCCGCGGGCGTCAACCTGGTGCTCACCCCGGAGGAGAGCATCACGTTTTCCCAGGCGGACATGCTGTCGGCGGACGGGCTGTGCAAGTTCGGCGCGGCCGGCGCCGACGGCTTCGTCCGCAGTGACGGCGTCGGTGTCGTCGTCCTCAAGCCGCTGGCGCGGGCCGAAGCGGACGGGGACCGGATCTACGCGGTCATCCACGGCTCGGCGGTCGAAAATGAGGGCCGCAGCAGCGGCTACCTGATGACCCCTTCGGAGACCGCCCAGATCGACATGATGCGGCACACCTGTGCCCGCGGCGGCGTCGACCCGCGGGTCGTCGGCTACGTGGAGGCGCACGGCACCGGCACACCCATCGGCGACCCGATCGAACTGCGCGGCCTGGACGCGGTGTACGGCACCGGAGCGGGTCGCACCCCCGCGGACCCCCTGCTGGTCGGCTCGGTGAAGACGAACATCGGCCACACCGAGGCGGCCGCCGGCATCGCGGCCGTCATCAAGGCGGCGCTCTGCGTCGCGCGGGGTGTGATCCCGCCCAGCCTGCACAGCGGCCGGCTGACCGACGCGGTGGACTGGGACCGCATGGCGGTGGAGATCCCGCAGGCCACCCGCGACTGGGGCCGCGACGGCACTCTCCGGTACGCCGCCGTCAGCTCGTTCGGCATTTCCGGCACCAACGCCCACGTCGTGCTCGGCGAGCACCGTCCCACGGTCGTACCGCCGCCCGCCGATCACCGGCCGTACCTGCTCGCGCTGTCGGCGCATACGCCCGCCGCGCTGTCGGAACTCGCCGACGCCTACGCGGACTTCCTCGGACCGGACGGGGAAGGCCGCCGGCACACTCTGCGCGACGTCAGTTTCAGCGCGCTGACCCGCAGCACCCATCACCGACACCGGATGACCGTTCTCGCCCTGGATCATGACCAGGTCGTCCGGCAGCTTCGCAAGGGACGGCCGGTCGTCGTCGCCAACCCCGGCGCCGCGTGGAAGACCGTCTTCGTGTTCCCCGGCCAGGGCTCTCAGTGGGCCGGAATGGGGCTCCGCCTCCTGCGGACCTCCGCGGTCTTCCGGGAAACGGTCGAGCAGTGTGACCGGCACGTCCGCGCCGAGCGTGGCTGGTCGGTGCTCGACCGCCTGGCCACCGACAACCCGGCGGACTGGCCGATCGACGTGGTGCAGCCGCTGCTCTGGGCGATGGAGGTCGGGCTGGCCGCGCTTTGGCGGTCGTGGGGCGTCACGCCCGACGTGGTGATCGGGCACAGCATGGGCGAGGTCGCGGCCGCCTGCGTCGCCGGCGCGCTCACCCTGGCCGACGGCGCCGCGGTGATCTGCCGCCGCAGCGCGCTGCTCAAGGAGATCGCCGGCGCCGGGTCCATGGCCGCCGTCGACCTGCCCGCCGACGAGCTGCGGCGGAGACTCGCCGACGTGCCGGACGTCGACGTCGCGGCGAGCAACGCCCCACGGCGCGCCATCATCTCGGGGCACGCGCCCGCGGTGGAGAAAGTGCTGGCCGAGTTGGCCGAGCAGGAGGTCTTCGCCAGGGTCGTGAAGGTGGACGTGGCCTCGCACAGCAATCAGGTCGACTCCCTGCTGGACGCGCTGCGCGCCGCCCTTGAGCCGATCCGGCCCCGCAAGGCCGAGCTGCCGCTGCGCTCGACGGTGACCGGTGACCTGCTGACCGGCGAGGAGCTGGACGCCGGCTATTGGGTGCGCAACCTCCGCGACGAGGTCCGGTTCCACGCGGCCGTCGACGTCGAGACCGCCGAGACCGGGTCGGCGGTCGTCATCGAGATGAGCCCGCACCCGATCCTCACCTCGGCGGTGAAGGAGTGCCTGCCGCAGGAACGCGTTGGTGACCAGGTGGTGCCGTCGCTGCTGCGCGACACCGACGACCTGACCGCGCTGCTGACCTCCGCCGGGCAGCTCTACCAGGCCGGATATCCGCTGCGCCACGGCGCGCTGTTCGACGAGCCGGCCGCGTACGTGGGGCTGCCGGCCTATCCGTGGCAGCGCGCCGAGTTCTGGTTCGAGCCGCTGGCCGAACCGCACGTCCCTGGCGAACACCCACTGCTCGGCGCGCACACCGTCCTCGACGACGGCACGCACCGGTGGGAAGGCCCCATCGACCTTAGCCGCAATGCCTACCTGCTTGATCATCGAATGCGGGACCAGGTCATCCTGCCGGGCGCGGCGTACCTGGAACTGGCGTCGGTGGCAGGCGCCACCGTGACCGCTACCGACGTCGTCGTCCGGTGCGTCCGCTACGAGCAGGCGCTCTTCCTCACCGCGGAGGCCCCGCCGCTGTTGCGGGTAACGCTGCGGCGAACGGGTCGGCTGTGGAGGTTCGACATCGCCACCGCCGATGGCACCGGCTGGATCCGGCACGCGCACGGCCAGCTGGAGGAAGCGTCCCCCGACCTCCCCCTCCTGGACCTGCCAGGGGAAACTCCCCACCAGATCGCCACCCGCGTTCCCGACCACCTCAGCGGCGCGGAGTTCTACCGCCGGCTCGCGGCTCGCAGCAACGAGTGGCACGGCGTCTTCCAGAGCATCGGGCAGGTGTGGCGTGGTGCGGACGAGGCGCTGGCCGAGGTCGTCGTCCCGCCCGGCCTCGCCGAGTACGAACGGCACCACGTCCATCCGGCTGTCCTCGACGCCTGTGAGCAGGTGCTCGCGGCCACCCTGCCCGATTTGGCGGTCCCCGGCGAGGAACACGCCTTCATCCTGTCGTCGGTCGACGCGTTCCGCCGCCACAGGCCACTGACCGGGACCTTGTACAGCCATGTGGTGCGGCGTGATCTGACGGCCGAGTCGTTCAGCGGCGACATCGCCATCCGCGACGAGCAGGGCACGCTGGTGGCCGAGTTCCGCGGCCTGAGGTTCCGCTGGCTGCTGCGCAGGACACAGCCGGGCCCGCTGGTCGACTGGCTCTACGAGGCGCGGTGGAAGCCGGCCGCCGCCCCGGTGCCGCGGGCGGCCACCGGTGCCTGGCTGGTGTTCGAGGACGAGGATTTCGGGCCCCGGCTCGCCCCGGCGCACGGCACGCGGATCTCCGTACTGCCCGGCGAGAGGTACGAGCGCACGGGCGTTGGGGCGTACCGCATCGACCCGTTCCGGTTCGACGACTACGCCCGGCTCCTGTCCGAGGTCGGCCGCGCTCACCCCGACGGCGTCGCAGCCGTGGTCCACTTGTGGGGCCTACGGGCGGCACAGCAGGTGGGTGCGGTGCCGCTGGGGCTCGGCAGCGCGCTGTTGGTGGACCGGGCGCTATCCATCGTGCAATGGGACGGCTCGCTCCCACGGCTCGTACTCGTCACCCGTGGTGCTGAGACGGTCACGAAGGGTGATGGAGTGCCGGATGCGGACCAGGCTGCCATCTGGGGCTTCGGACGTACGGCGGCGAGCGAGCTGTTCGACGTCCGGCACACCCTCATCGACCTGGACCCGGCCCACGGAACAACACAGATCGCAGCGCTGGCCCGGGAGATCGAGGCGGCCGACGCGGCCGAGGACCAGATCGCGCTGCGGGCGGACGCCCGGTACGTCCTGCGGCTGCGTCGCAGCTCCCCAGCACCGGGCGCACCGGGCGGCGACGGAATCACGGAGGTCGTGTCGGCGGTCGGCAGCCGCACGGGCCTGGTGCGCGCGGAGGTCGAGGCGCGTCCCCCGGCCGCCGGCCAGGTGCAGATCGCCGCGGCGTACGGTGGGGTCGGTTTCCGTGACGTGCTCCAGGCCGGCGGGACCGATCCCGGTCCGGACGACGGCCGACTGGGTTGGGAGACCGCCGGAGTCGTGACGGCGACCGGTACCGGAGTGCGCGGACTACAGGTGGGGGATCGCGTGGTCGCCGTCGCCCGTCCGGGACTGGCCACGCGGATCCTCGCCGACCGGCGGCTGACCCACCGGGTCCCTGACGGTCTCGGTCTCAAGGAGGCCGCCACCGTGCCCGTCTCCTACCTGACGGCCTGGTACGGCCTCATCGAGCTGGCCGCGCTCCGCGAGGGCGAGAAGGTCCTCATCCACTCGGCCACCGGCGGCGTGGGACTCGCCGCGATCCAGGTTGCCAGGTGGCGGGGCGCCGAGATCTTCGCCACCGCCGGCAGCGAGAGGCGGCGAGCCTTGCTGCGGACGATGGGCGTCGACCACGTCGCCGACTCTCGGGGCGACTTCGCCACTCCACTGCTGGAGACGACGCTGGGAGCGGGGGTGGACGTCATCCTCAACTCGCTGACCGGAGCCGCCGCCGACCGGAATTTCGGCCTGCTCGCCCCGTACGGGCGCTACGTGGAACTGGCCAAGCCCGACGGCCGGTCGACCGTGCCGGGCAACCTGCCACCCAACGGTTGCTTCCACGTCCTCGACCTCGCCGCGCGTTGCCGGGAACACCCCGGGCAGGCCGGGGCGCTGCTCGGCCGGATACTGCGCCTGGTCGCGGCCGGGGAACTCGCTCCGCTGCCCGCCGAGGTCTACCCACTGGACGACGTCGGCTCGGCGTTCGACGACATGGCCGCGACCCGGCACATCGGCAAGGTGCTCATCGACCTGCAGGTCCCGGCGGGCCCACCCGCGCCCGCAGCGACCGCGATGCGGCCGGACGCCACCTACCTGGTGACCGGCGGCGCCGGCGGCATCGGCTCCGAGCTGGCCCGCTGGCTCGTCGCCCACGGCGCCCGCCACCTGCTGCTCACCGGCCGTTCGGTGCCCGGCCCGGCCTCGCCGGACGGCGGCGACCTCGCGGCCCTGCTGGAGGAACTGCGCGGCCAGGGCGCCGAGGTGCAGTACGCCCCGGTGGACACGTCCGACGAGCGGTCGATGCGCCGGCTGGTCGACGTCCGCCGCGCCGCCGGCCGTCCACCGGTGCGGGGCGTCTTCCACACCGCCGGCGTCTTCCTGTACAAGCCGATCGGTGAGACCACCCTGCGAGACCTGGAGGCCGTGCTGCGGCCGAAGGTGGCGGGCGCCCGCGTGCTGGATCGTCTCTTCGCGGACGATCTCGACCATTTCGTGCTGTTCTCCTCCGGGAACGCCCTGCTGGCCTCACCCCAGGTCGCGGCGGGTGCCGCCGCCAACGCGGCCCTCGATGCGATCGCCCGTGGCCGTCGCGGCCGGGGACACCGGGCGCTCACGGTGAACTGGGGCTTCTGGACCGACCGGGGCATGGCCGCGAGGGCGGGGGCCGAACTCGGGCGAAACCTGATCCCGCGCGGCATGGCGGGCTTCACCGCCGAGGCTGGGCTCGCCGTACTGGACCATCTCCTGGCCACAGACGCCGGGGACACCGTGGTCATGCCGGTGGACTGGGCGCGGTGGCGGGCCGCGTACCCGGTCGCGGCCGCTTCCCCGTTCCTGCGGGACGTCGTCGACGGCGCGCCCGAGCCGCCGGCCCCCGTGCCCGCACCCCAGGTCGCCCCGGTTCCGCCCAGCGCGCCGCGGCTCCGGCCAGCACCCCCGGCGCCGCCCCCGCGAAAGGTGGCCACAAACGGGAACGGGACGGCGCCAGCCAACCCGGGGCCAGCGCCAGCGGCTCCCGTGGACCGGGCGAAACTGTTCCTGGCCACGGTCGCCGCCATCCTGCGCGTCAGCGCCGAGCATCTCGATCCGGACCGAGACCTGACCAGCCAGGGACTCGACTCACTGATGGCGGCCCAGCTCCGCCAGGAGGTGCACCGCTCGCACGGGGTACTGCTGCCGGCCAAGAAGATTCTCAGCCAGATGACGCTCAGCGACCTCACCGACCAGCTGGTGCCACACCAGGCTTGAGCGAGACCAGACCACGTCCGGCGATCAAGGGGAGGTCCATGGCGGTGAGTAGGCCGGGGTGGGCGGATCTTGTGGTTGTCGTCGGTCGAGTAGTCGAGGATCTCCTGGCAGTGGACCTCGTCGATCCGTTGGCTCAGTGATGTCAGGGCCAGTGGCAGCGCGTCGTTGGCGAAGCCGGGGTCGATGGCTGGACTGACGGAGCTATCGAGCGCAGCGCTACTATAGGGACTGGCTGGGCGGAGGCGGGATGGTGATCTTGCCCAAGGGGGCTTGGAGCTCTTTAGGCAGGACTCGACACAGGTCGCGCAGGTACTCCTCGGAATCGAGGCCCGCGTGACGCGCCGACCCGATGAGCGAGAGCCACGTGCAGGCCACTTCCGCCGCATCGTCGAAGCGCAGGTGCATCCAATTCTTCCGGCCAATGGTTACATGCCGGATCTCGCGTTCGATGTCGTTGTTCGAGAGCGGGATTCTTCCGTTAGCTAGACTAGTCAAAAAATCGCGTGAGCGCTTCCCAACGATTTCGACTGTATCGAAGGGCACGCGAGAGGGGGCCACGCGGATCCACCGTCGGAGCATCCAGCAACCGGTCGCGTTCACGGGCGAAGTGCTCGATCACGGGAGCGAAGCGCTCTTTTCGTACAGCGAGACGATCTCCAGCGGAAAGGCTGGCGGCGTCTCTCTCTACGGCAAAGAGTGTGTCGGCGAGTTCGACAAAGGTCGTGCGCGAGCATCGGTCGGCATGGCAAAGAAATACTTGCGCCTGCAATGGGCCATACCCCCCGCCTCCGTCGCCCCATAGCGCGGGCGAAAGAGGTCGTCGTATACGCTCGAGGCGTCCGCCACCACGATATCTTGGAATCCATCGAGCCAGCTTTTTGGCATATCGCGGGTGTGAAGCGCCGAATAACGGAAAAAGACCTGTGCGCGGTCGGCAAGCAGCACCCAGATATGGGCTCTTCGATCGTGCGCGCTGTCCATGATGCGGACCCCCGTTGCGTCGATGCCCATCACCTGGCACTTGGTCACCGCCTGCTCCCATGCCGCATCGACGACGACGCGCGCCACGGGCTCGGCAAGCTTTTCCCAGGAGCTCAATGTGGAAACGGGATGTGTGCGCCTTGCCGGGCGATGATCTTCGAAAAGCGCGTGTACGGTATTTGGTCTCCCCATTTCGAATGAATCGTATGGGCGAGCATGGCGGGGTCAGGCAAGCTACGTGGAGCATGATCCGAGTGGCCATGCGTATTATGCGTCGCGGCGCATAATACGCATTATGCGCGGACGGTGATTATGCGTTGACGGCGAGCCAAGTGACCGCAAAGACTAGCCGCGGCGGCTTCCGACGAATCTCAGTGCTCGGGCAATAGGAACGCGCGCTCTGGCGCGGGACGCTCCGCCTGCTGAGCGCGATCTGCTCGGCGCGGGTGCTCCGGTCCGAGTAGCCGCGGTGCCGACGCTATCTCTGACGAAGCGGCCGGTCGCTTGTGCGTCGGAAGAAGCAATGATCGGTGGCCCGCCCACGCGACGGGGCCGACGAGGGTGCCCGGCCGACAAAGCGAAACAAAGCCCGGCGCGTCGACCCCAGTTCTTGAGCGGTCGCGAAGAGGACCCCGAACCCGCGGTCGGGAGAGGCAAGTCCGCGGATTCATTTGGTGCTTGCTTGCGGAGGTTTGAGTTAAACCGTTTAACTCAGTGAGTTGAACGAGCTTCGTTTCGCTTCGACCCGGAGCTCGATCTGAAGGTCCGAAATCGCCCGCTGGCGACCAACGCACGCCACCAGCGGCGACCCTCGCCAACTTTGTCTTCGAGGGTGAAACTCACTCGAAGCCCTTTTCTCGTCGGACCATGAGGACCCGCCTGTTCACCACCGGGTCATCCTCATGTTCTCCTACGGTTGCAAGAAGCTCCTTCGGCCGGAGGGGAACCTGCGACCCACCGGTTAACTGCGCAATGCACCGGCGATTTGCTTGGCGGGCGTACGAGCAGAACCTCGTTGGCCGCGTGTCGTGATCCCCCGTCGTTTCCAAAGCGGCTCCGAGACTGGTGGTGGCCTTCAGCCATCGTCGACGGGGTAACGAGAGAACGGACTGGGCCGCCACTGTATCGCGAGGACTGCAGCTGCCTTCGCAGATGGCATTTTCACCCGCAGAAATGCTGATGCGACAATCGCTTCCACACCGCCCTGGAACGCCTTGTCCGACCCTATGGGACGCTTGTCGGGGGGCTATGGGACCGCCTTTCGGACGTACGGAACCAGTTGTCCAAGCTCTGGAACCGCTTTGTCCCGTGCTGCAAGTGTCTGCGCCCTCAGAGGCTGCCTCTGCAAGCTTTGGAAGCCTGTTCGCGTGCACTCTGCAACCGTTTCTCACGCTTGGTGCAGCACGTGCCGATCGCCAAACGAGCCTATTTTTCTGCACAAAAGCAAAAAACCCAGGGCATGGAACCCTGGGTCTACTTCGTGCTCTTTCACTTCAACTTAGCGCCTATCTCAGCAGCGGAAAGAGCAAGGATTCTGCTGTGATTTTCTTGAACGAAGCCGCTGCGCGGCGGGGGTGGTCTTGACGGTGCGTTCAGCGTCTGGTGTAGGACAAGCGCCGCGGTAAAAGAGCGGCAGCCTCCTTGGAGCGGCGGTGTTGGAAGCACCGGCCGCGAAGGAGGCTGCCGTGGGTGTTCTACGCGATCGAATGATGCAGGATCTCGAGCTGGCCGGCTACGCGGAGCGCACGAAAAGAGCGTATCTGGACTGTATCCGGGCCTTCGTGAAGTTTGCACGGCGCTCGCCAGCCGAAATGGGCTCGGAGGAAGTTCGCCGGTGGGTCGAGCATCTCGGTCTAAGTGGCGTTGGTGCGGGACGGATGCATCAGCATATTGCCGCGCTCCGGTTCTTCTACACGAAAACCGTATATCGCCCCGACGCGGTGTCTTTTTATCGTACCCGAAGCTTCCAGACCGGCTACCCGTGGTGCTGAGCGCGGAGGAGATCGAGCGCGTGCTCGCCGCCCTGCAGATACTGAAGTATCGCGTATTCTTCACAACGATTTACGCGACGGGTCTTCGAATCAATGAGGGCTGTCAAATCGACACATCTCATATTGACGCTGCGCGGAGTGTCATTCGCGTGCTCGGGAAGGGCCGCAAAGAGCGGTTCGTGATGCTCAGGCCCCGGTTGCTCGGGCTCCTGCGAGCCTACGTCACAGTTTCGCGACACACCTGCTCGAGCAAGGGACCGAATTGCGCATCATTCAGGTCTTGCTCGGACACGCCAATGTCGCAACGACCGCGCGCTACGCGCGCGTGTCGACAGCACTTATCTCCACCACGCCCAGCCCTCACGACAAGTTGCGCAACCTGGGCTGACGCTCGCCCATGTCCACCTGCCCGGCACCCGCCGGGCGGACACCCTTCGACATCGCTGACATCGTGCGGCGACACCGACACGAGTTGGAGCGAACGGAGTCCGTGACGCTTTCGCAGCGGCGCGTACTTTCGGCAATCGAGCTGTGTCGCACCGCGGCCCTTGGGGGCCATGTCGAGGTGTGCCGCGCGTGCGGACATCAAACGCCAGCGTACAATTCCTGCCGCAATCGACACTGTCCCAAGTGCCAGGCGCTCGCGCAGGAGCGATGGATTGGTTCGCGCGCGGAGCGCCTACTGCCGGTGCAGCATTTCCATGTGGTCTTTACG
It includes:
- a CDS encoding SDR family NAD(P)-dependent oxidoreductase, which produces MTRQKDPVAMEPIAIVGMACEFPGADGVAAFWKMQLDGVDATTDVPADRFPIDTFHDPRPRTPGRTISRRGGFLPDIRGFDARYFGISGREASHMDPQQRLLLQTAAAAVRDAGLTLEQLAGSPTAVVVGQRTAEYWDLLRAAGALDIYANIGTSRSVLSGRLSFFFDLRGPSTSVDTACSSSLVAVHQACAALRSGEATLALAAGVNLVLTPEESITFSQADMLSADGLCKFGAAGADGFVRSDGVGVVVLKPLARAEADGDRIYAVIHGSAVENEGRSSGYLMTPSETAQIDMMRHTCARGGVDPRVVGYVEAHGTGTPIGDPIELRGLDAVYGTGAGRTPADPLLVGSVKTNIGHTEAAAGIAAVIKAALCVARGVIPPSLHSGRLTDAVDWDRMAVEIPQATRDWGRDGTLRYAAVSSFGISGTNAHVVLGEHRPTVVPPPADHRPYLLALSAHTPAALSELADAYADFLGPDGEGRRHTLRDVSFSALTRSTHHRHRMTVLALDHDQVVRQLRKGRPVVVANPGAAWKTVFVFPGQGSQWAGMGLRLLRTSAVFRETVEQCDRHVRAERGWSVLDRLATDNPADWPIDVVQPLLWAMEVGLAALWRSWGVTPDVVIGHSMGEVAAACVAGALTLADGAAVICRRSALLKEIAGAGSMAAVDLPADELRRRLADVPDVDVAASNAPRRAIISGHAPAVEKVLAELAEQEVFARVVKVDVASHSNQVDSLLDALRAALEPIRPRKAELPLRSTVTGDLLTGEELDAGYWVRNLRDEVRFHAAVDVETAETGSAVVIEMSPHPILTSAVKECLPQERVGDQVVPSLLRDTDDLTALLTSAGQLYQAGYPLRHGALFDEPAAYVGLPAYPWQRAEFWFEPLAEPHVPGEHPLLGAHTVLDDGTHRWEGPIDLSRNAYLLDHRMRDQVILPGAAYLELASVAGATVTATDVVVRCVRYEQALFLTAEAPPLLRVTLRRTGRLWRFDIATADGTGWIRHAHGQLEEASPDLPLLDLPGETPHQIATRVPDHLSGAEFYRRLAARSNEWHGVFQSIGQVWRGADEALAEVVVPPGLAEYERHHVHPAVLDACEQVLAATLPDLAVPGEEHAFILSSVDAFRRHRPLTGTLYSHVVRRDLTAESFSGDIAIRDEQGTLVAEFRGLRFRWLLRRTQPGPLVDWLYEARWKPAAAPVPRAATGAWLVFEDEDFGPRLAPAHGTRISVLPGERYERTGVGAYRIDPFRFDDYARLLSEVGRAHPDGVAAVVHLWGLRAAQQVGAVPLGLGSALLVDRALSIVQWDGSLPRLVLVTRGAETVTKGDGVPDADQAAIWGFGRTAASELFDVRHTLIDLDPAHGTTQIAALAREIEAADAAEDQIALRADARYVLRLRRSSPAPGAPGGDGITEVVSAVGSRTGLVRAEVEARPPAAGQVQIAAAYGGVGFRDVLQAGGTDPGPDDGRLGWETAGVVTATGTGVRGLQVGDRVVAVARPGLATRILADRRLTHRVPDGLGLKEAATVPVSYLTAWYGLIELAALREGEKVLIHSATGGVGLAAIQVARWRGAEIFATAGSERRRALLRTMGVDHVADSRGDFATPLLETTLGAGVDVILNSLTGAAADRNFGLLAPYGRYVELAKPDGRSTVPGNLPPNGCFHVLDLAARCREHPGQAGALLGRILRLVAAGELAPLPAEVYPLDDVGSAFDDMAATRHIGKVLIDLQVPAGPPAPAATAMRPDATYLVTGGAGGIGSELARWLVAHGARHLLLTGRSVPGPASPDGGDLAALLEELRGQGAEVQYAPVDTSDERSMRRLVDVRRAAGRPPVRGVFHTAGVFLYKPIGETTLRDLEAVLRPKVAGARVLDRLFADDLDHFVLFSSGNALLASPQVAAGAAANAALDAIARGRRGRGHRALTVNWGFWTDRGMAARAGAELGRNLIPRGMAGFTAEAGLAVLDHLLATDAGDTVVMPVDWARWRAAYPVAAASPFLRDVVDGAPEPPAPVPAPQVAPVPPSAPRLRPAPPAPPPRKVATNGNGTAPANPGPAPAAPVDRAKLFLATVAAILRVSAEHLDPDRDLTSQGLDSLMAAQLRQEVHRSHGVLLPAKKILSQMTLSDLTDQLVPHQA
- a CDS encoding transposase, producing the protein MSSWEKLAEPVARVVVDAAWEQAVTKCQVMGIDATGVRIMDSAHDRRAHIWVLLADRAQVFFRYSALHTRDMPKSWLDGFQDIVVADASSVYDDLFRPRYGATEAGGMAHCRRKYFFAMPTDARARPLSNSPTHSLP
- a CDS encoding phage integrase N-terminal SAM-like domain-containing protein encodes the protein MLEAPAAKEAAVGVLRDRMMQDLELAGYAERTKRAYLDCIRAFVKFARRSPAEMGSEEVRRWVEHLGLSGVGAGRMHQHIAALRFFYTKTVYRPDAVSFYRTRSFQTGYPWC